One Rattus norvegicus strain BN/NHsdMcwi chromosome 20, GRCr8, whole genome shotgun sequence DNA segment encodes these proteins:
- the Gcc2 gene encoding GRIP and coiled-coil domain-containing protein 2 produces the protein MEDSAQDAVTAAPSGTPKSKLETLPREDLIKFAKKQMMLLQKAKARCTELDKEVEELKSKPVDGGTDDMIKVLTERLDALLLEKAETEQQCLCLKKENIKMKQEVEDSVTKLEETQKEFEQSHRNYVREMESVKNELIAVHSEHSKEKAALQRDLEGAVHRQAELLEQLKSQSDSEDNVKKLQEEIQNITAAFEEQTSCLQKQLEATSDEKQQEIIHLQKVIEDNAQHYQKDINTFQEEIVQLRATHKEEVNELMSQMETLAKEHEAAVNKLKENRVTLCETSETIPENYQCESESLNEDTSDASQENQKCSVALQEDPFAEHTVYDKVRQLEDSLKELESQHSILKDEVTYMNNLKLKLEMDAQHIKDEFFHEREDLEFKINELLLAKEEQSYVVEKLKYEREDLNRQLCCTVEQHNKEIQRLQEHHQKEISELSETFMSGSEKEKLALMFEIQGLKEQCENLQHEKQEVVLNYESLREMMEILQTELGESAGKISQEFETMKQQQASDVHELQQKLRTAFNEKDALLETINRLQGENEKLLSQELVSELESTMKNLKADNSMYLASLGQKDTLLQELEAKISSLAEEKDDFISKIKTSREEIDDLHQKWEREQKLSVELREAAEQAAQHNSELRQRVSELTGKLDEILREKSQNDQNIMVQMKTMTEDQEALSSKIKSLYEENNRLHSEKVQLSRDLEALQSQQDFAYKEHVAEFEKKLQLMVEERDDLNKLLENEQLQKSFVKTQLYEFLKQMRPSILEDNEEEDVVTVLKAVGESLVTVKEEKHNLVFEYDARVLELERRIKCLQEESVVQCEELRALVRDSEQEKILLRKELDEVTSTKEALQCDILEMKNTNEKTSLENQTLSTRVEELSRSLHSKNEVHNEKDLVIEHENLRLSLEQRESELQDVRAELMLLKDSLEKSPSVKNDQLSLVKELEEKIESLEKESKDKDEKISKIKLVAVRAKKELDSNRKEAQTLRDELESVQSEKDRLSASMKEFIQGAESYKNLLLEYDKQSEQLDVEKERANNFEHHIEDLTKQLRDSTCQYEKLTSDNEDLLARIETLQANARLLEAQILEVQRAKGVVEKELEAEKLQKEQKIKEHVSTTNELEELQLQFQKEKKQLQKTMQELELVKKDAQQTTLMNMEIADYERLMKELNQKLTNKNSKIEDLEQEMKIQKQKQETLQEEMTSLQSSVQHYEEKNAQIKQLLVKTKKELADAKQAETDHLLLQASLKGELEASQQQVEVYKIQLAEMTSEKHKIHEHLKTSAEQHQRTLSAYQQRVVALQEESRTAKAEQAAVTSEFENYKVRVHNVLKQQKNKSVSQAETEGAKQEREHLEMLIDQLKIKLQDSQNSLQISVSEFQTLQSEHDTLLERHNRMLQETVTKEAELREKLCSAQSENTMLKSEHAQTMCQLTSQNEALRNSFRDQVRHLQDEHRKTVETLQHQLSKVETQLFQLKSEPPTKSPASSHQPSKSLRERRTTDLPLLDMHTVTREEGEGMETTDSESVSSAGTHIQSLEQLLSSPDSKLERLTEASLWHTEFTKEELAEKLSSTTKSADHLNGLLRETEATNAILMEQIKLLKSEIRRLERNQEREKSVANLEYLKNVLLRFIFLKPGSERERLLPVIDTMLQLSPEEKGKLATVAQGEEESASRSSGWASYLHSWSGLR, from the exons CTAGAAACATTGCCCAGAGAAGATCTCATCAAGTTTGCCAAGAAGCAGATGATGCTCCTACAGAAAGCCAAAGCAAGGTGTACAG AATTAGACAAAGAAGTTGAAGAGCTCAAATCAAAACCTGTTGACGGAGGAACTGATGATATGATTAAG GTGCTAACTGAACGCTTGGATGCTCTTCTTCTGGAaaaagcagagactgaacaacagtgtctgtgtctcaaaaaagaaaatattaaaatgaagcaAGAGGTTGAG GATTCTGTAACTAAACTGGAAGAGACACAAAAAGAGTTTGAACAATCACATAGAAACTACGTAAGAGAAATGGAAAGTGTTAAAAATGAACTGATAGCAGTACACTCAGAGCACAGCAAAGAAAAGGCTGCCTTACAAAGAGACCTGGAGGGAGCAGTCCATAGGCAAGCAGAGCTGTTAGAACAGCTCAAGTCTCAGAGCGACTCTGAAGATAATGTTAAAAAACTACAGGAAGAGATTCAGAACATTACAGCAGCATTTGAGGAACAAACGTCATGTCTACAAAAGCAATTAGAAGCTACCAGTGATGAAAAACAGCAAGAGATTATTCATCTCCAGAAAGTCATTGAGGACAACGCTCAGCACTACCAAAAAGATATTAATACTTTCCAAGAAGAGATTGTGCAGCTGAGAGCTACACACAAAGAAGAAGTTAATGAGCTGATGTCTCAAATGGAAACATTAGCTAAAGAACATGAGGCAGCAGTAAATAAGCTAAAAGAGAACAGAGTGACACTGTGTGAGACAAGTGAGACCATTCCAGAGAATTACCAATGTGAATCAGAAAGCTTAAATGAAGACACCTCAGATGCAAGCCAGGAGAATCAAAAATGCTCTGTGGCCTTACAGGAAGATCCTTTTGCAGAACATACAGTGTATGATAAAGTCAGACAATTGGAAGATTCATTAAAAGAACTGGAATCTCAACATAGTATCTTAAAAGATGAAGTGACTTATATGAATAATCTCAAGTTAAAACTTGAAATGGATGCCCAGCATATAAAGGATGAGTTTTTCCATGAAAGAGAAGACTTGGAGTTTAAAATTAATGAACTGTTGCTGGCCAAAGAAGAACAGAGCTACgtagtagaaaaattaaaatatgagcGAGAAGATTTAAATAGGCAGCTTTGCTGTACTGTGGAACAACATAACAAAGAAATACAGCGTCTTCAGGAGCACCATCAGAAAGAAATCTCTGAACTAAGTGAGACATTTATGTCaggttcagaaaaagaaaagttagcaTTAATGTTTGAAATACAGGGACTTAAGGAACAGTGTGAAAATCTACAACATGAAAAGCAAGAGGTAGTTCTAAATTATGAGAGTTTACGAGAGATGATGGAAATTTTACAAACGGAACTTGGAGAATCTGCTGGAAAAATAAGTCAAGAGTTTGAAACAATGAAGCAACAGCAAGCATCTGATGTTCATGAGCTTCAGCAGAAGCTAAGAACTGCTTTTAACGAAAAAGACGCTCTTCTTGAAACTATAAATCGCCTacaaggagaaaatgaaaaattattatcACAAGAATTGGTATCAGAACTCGAAAGTACCATGAAGAACCTTAAGGCAGATAATAGCATGTACTTAGCCAGCCTTGGTCAAAAAGATACCCTGTTACAAGAATTAGAAGCAAAGATAAGTTCTCTTGCTGAAGAAAAAGATGATTTTATAAGTAAAATCAAAACTTCCCGTGAAGAGATAGATGATCTCCATCAGAAATGGGAAAGGGAACAGAAACTGTCTGTAGAACTCAGGGAAGCAGCAGAGCAAGCCGCCCAGCACAACAGTGAACTGAGACAAAGAGTAAGTGAATTAACAGGAAAACTAGATGAAATATTAAGAGAAAAGAGTCAAAATGACCAAAACATTATGGTTCAAATGAAAACCATGACAGAAGACCAAGAAGCATTGTCATCTAAAATCAAGTCTCTTTATGAGGAAAACAATAGACTGCATTCTGAAAAGGTCCAGTTGAGTAGAGATTTAGAAGCTCTTCAGTCTCAACAAGATTTTGCCTATAAAGAGCATGTTGCTGAATTCGAAAAGAAACTCCAGTTAATGGTTGAAGAACGAGATGATTTAAATAAACTGCTTGAAAATGAGCAACTTCAGAAGTCATTTGTCAAAACTCAGTTGTACGAGTTTCTTAAGCAAATGAGGCCAAGCATTTTAGAAGATAATGAAGAGGAAGATGTTGTCACAGTTCTAAAAGCTGTGGGTGAATCCTTAGTGACAGTAAAGGAAGAAAAGCATAACTTAGTCTTTGAATATGATGCGAGAGTATTAGAATTAGAAAGGAGGATTAAGTGCCTTCAAGAGGAGAGTGTAGTTCAGTGTGAAGAACTAAGGGCTTTAGTAAGAGACTCTGAACAAGAGAAAATTCTCCTAAGAAAAGAATTAGATGAAGTCACATCAACAAAAGAGGCCCTGCAGTGTGATATTCTAGAAATGaagaatactaatgaaaaaaCAAGCCTTGAAAATCAGACTCTTTCAACTCGGGTTGAAGAATTATCGCGGTCATTACACAGCAAAAATGAAGTCCATAATGAAAAGGATCTTGTCATAGAACATGAAAACCTGAGGCTATCGCTTGAGCAGAGGGAGTCTGAGCTACAAGATGTGAGAGCAGAATTGATGCTGCTGAAG GATTCCTTAGAGAAATCGCCTTCTGTAAAAAATGATCAACTTTCATTGGTAAAAGAGCTGGAAGAAAAAATAG aaAGTCTGGAAAAAGAATCCAAAGACAAGgatgagaaaatcagtaagataaaACTAGTCGCTGTGAGAGCAAAGAAAGAACTAGATTCTAACAGGAAAGAG GCCCAGACACTACGGGACGAACTCGAGTCCGTACAGTCAGAAAAGGACCGCTTATCTGCTTCTATGAAGGAGTTTATCCAAGGAGCAGAAAGCTATAAG AATCTTCTGTTAGAATATGACAAGCAGTCAGAACAGCTGGATGTGGAAAAAGAACGTGCTAATAATTTTGAACATCACATAGAAGACCTTACCAAACAATTAAGAGATTCGACTTGCCAG TATGAAAAACTAACTTCCGACAATGAGGATCTCCTGGCTCGAATTGAGACCCTGCAGGCTAATGCCAGGTTATTAGAAGCACAGATCTTAGAGGTCCAGAGAGCCAAAGGAGTAgtagaaaaagaactggaagctGAAAAACTTCAGAAAGAGCAGAAAATTAAG GAACATGTCAGTACTACAAATGAGCTTGAAGAACTTCAACTCCaatttcaaaaggaaaagaagcagCTTCAGAAAACGATGCAAGAATTAGAACTGGTTAAAAAG GATGCCCAACAGACCACGTTGATGAATATGGAAATAGCAGATTACGAACGTTTGATGAAAGAATTAAATCAAAAGTtaacaaataaaaacagtaagATAGAAGATTTGGAGCAAGAAATGAAAattcagaaacagaaacaagaaacccTACAAGAAGAAATGA CTTCCCTGCAGTCTTCAGTACAGCACTACGAAGAAAAGAACGCCCAAATCAAGCAGCTGCTTGTGAAAACCAAAAAGGAACTGGCAGATGCAAAGCAAGCA GAAACTGATCACTTACTACTCCAGGCGTCTTTAAAGGGCGAGCTGGAAGCAAGCCAGCAGCAAGTAGAAGTCTATAAA ATTCAGCTAGCTGAGATGACATCTGAGAAACACAAAATCCATGAGCACCTGAAGACTTCTGCGGAACAGCACCAGCGCACACTAAGTGCATACCAGCAGAGGGTGGTGGCCCTGCAGGAAGAGAGCCGCACTGCCAAG GCAGAGCAAGCTGCTGTCACCTCTGAATTTGAGAACTACAAAGTCCGGGTTCATAACGttctaaaacaacagaaaaataaatctgtGTCTCAGGCTGAAACTGAGGGAGCTAAACAAGAAAG GGAACACCTGGAAATGCTGATTGACCAACTGAAAatcaagttacaggacagccaaaaCAGCTTACAAATCAGTGTGTCAGAGTTCCAGACACTGCAGTCTGAGCATGACACTCTGCTAGAGAGGCACAACCGGATGCTGCAGGAAACTGTGACCAAAGAGGCGGAACTTCGGGAAAA GTTATGTTCAGCTCAATCTGAGAACACCATGTTGAAGTCTGAACACGCCCAGACAATGTGTCAGCTGACATCCCAGAATGAGGCCCTCCGTAACAGCTTCCGAGACCAAGTTCGACACTTGCAGGATGAGCACAGAAAGACAGTGGAGACCTTGCAGCACCAGCTCTCCAAGGTGGAAACTCAGCTCTTCCAGCTCAAGAGTGAGCCACCCACAAaaa gCCCTGCTTCTTCCCATCAACCTTCAAAAAGCCTCCGAGAAAGACGGACCACAGACCTCCCCCTTCTGGACATGCACACTGTGACccgagaggagggggaagggatggagaCAACTGACAGTGAGTCTGTGTCTTCGGCCGGCACACACATTCAGTCCTTGGAGCAGCTCCTTAGCTCTCCTGACAGCAAGCTTG aacGTCTTACAGAGGCCTCCTTATGGCATACAGAATTTACCAAAGAAGAATTGGCTGAGAAGCTCAGTTCCACCACGAAGAGTGCAGATCACTTAAATGGCCTGCTTCGGGAGACAGAGGCTACCAACGCCATCCTTATGGAGCAAATTAAG CTTCTCAAAAGTGAAATAAGAAGACTGGAAAGAAACCAAGAGCGGGAGAAGTCTGTGGCTAACCTGGAGTACTTGAAGAATGTCCTACTGCGGTTCATTTTCCTGAAGCCGGGTAGTGAAAGAGAGAGGCTTCTTCCTGTGATAGACACGATGCTGCAGCTCAGCCCTGAAGAAAAGGGAAAGCTTGCCACAGTTGCTCAAG